In a genomic window of Borrelia maritima:
- the argF gene encoding ornithine carbamoyltransferase, with the protein MYNLRNRSFLNLLDFTSKDIEYLLDLSIDLKKSKYSGIEVQKLKGKNIVIIFEKDSTRTRCAFEIAAYDQGSNITYLGSKGNQIGIKESMKDTARVLGRMYDAIGFRGFSQQTVECLANYSNVPVYNGLTDVSHPTQILADLMTIKEHKGSLQGIKIVFCGDGRCNVANSLLKGCAIMGLDFRIFAPKELFPDPNLELKARSLALESGGKITITDSKEEAVKCADVVYTDVWVSMGMGESNWEDRINLLKSYQVNKEMMCMAKDDAIFMHCLPAFHDLNTVIGKDIFNKYGLNGIEVTEEVFESKNSVVFDEAENRVHTVKAIMVSTLG; encoded by the coding sequence ATGTATAATTTAAGAAATAGGAGCTTTTTAAATCTTTTAGATTTTACAAGCAAAGATATTGAATATCTACTTGATTTATCGATCGATTTAAAAAAGTCAAAATATTCAGGAATTGAAGTGCAGAAGCTTAAAGGAAAGAATATTGTTATAATTTTCGAGAAAGATTCAACAAGGACTCGGTGTGCTTTTGAGATTGCAGCTTATGATCAAGGATCAAATATCACTTATTTGGGATCTAAAGGCAACCAAATAGGTATAAAGGAGTCTATGAAAGATACTGCGAGAGTTTTAGGACGCATGTATGATGCGATTGGGTTTAGAGGATTTTCTCAGCAGACCGTTGAATGTTTAGCAAATTATTCTAATGTTCCTGTTTATAATGGCCTGACAGATGTTTCTCATCCAACCCAAATACTGGCTGATTTAATGACAATAAAAGAGCATAAGGGAAGTTTACAAGGGATTAAAATAGTATTTTGTGGTGATGGCAGATGTAATGTTGCCAATTCTTTATTGAAAGGTTGTGCTATTATGGGGCTTGATTTTAGAATTTTTGCTCCCAAAGAGCTTTTCCCAGATCCCAATTTGGAGCTTAAGGCTAGGTCTTTAGCTTTAGAGAGTGGTGGTAAAATTACAATTACAGATTCTAAAGAAGAGGCCGTTAAATGCGCTGATGTTGTGTATACGGATGTGTGGGTATCTATGGGTATGGGTGAGAGTAATTGGGAAGATAGGATAAATCTTCTAAAGTCTTATCAGGTCAATAAAGAGATGATGTGCATGGCAAAGGATGATGCAATATTTATGCATTGTTTACCTGCTTTTCATGATTTAAATACTGTGATTGGTAAGGATATTTTTAATAAATATGGACTTAATGGAATTGAAGTTACAGAAGAAGTTTTTGAAAGTAAAAATTCAGTTGTTTTTGATGAGGCTGAAAATAGAGTTCATACCGTTAAAGCTATTATGGTATCGACTTTGGGATAA